A DNA window from Ranitomeya imitator isolate aRanImi1 chromosome 2, aRanImi1.pri, whole genome shotgun sequence contains the following coding sequences:
- the LOC138666976 gene encoding gastrula zinc finger protein XlCGF66.1-like translates to MDMDRDKMAERILHLTLEILFRLTGEDYTVVKKTSSERCQDPVSEGWRRLLSPITGPTLIYEDINDQKILELTCKMIELLTGEVPIRCQDAAIYFSMEEWEYLEGHKDLYKYIMMTEAPQFFTSPDLSSKRTTPENVPVLFFHRTVNKKIPMFLRIIR, encoded by the exons atggatatggacagagacaagatggcagagaggatattacacctcaccctagagatcctcttccgtcttactggagag gattacacagtagtgaagaagacctctagtgagcgctgtcaggaccctgtgtctgagggatggagaAGACTCctaagcccaatcacggggcctaccCTGATATATGAGGACattaatgaccagaagatcctagaactcacttgcaagatgattgagctgctgactggagag gttcctataaggtgtcaggatgctgccatctatttctccatggaggagtgggagtatttagaaggacacaaagatctgtacaaataCATCATGATGACGGAGGCTCCCCAGTtcttcacatcaccag atctatccagtaagaggacaacaccagagaatgtccccgtcctcttcttccacaggactgtaaacaagaagatcccaatgttcctcaggatcatcaggtag
- the LOC138666456 gene encoding oocyte zinc finger protein XlCOF6.1-like: MLLYSKIPYMRRNDCTWRSEGQLTSSIFKSDDCEITQDSIEGTAITPDIPKFLHSKDQSSDPLKQVLYSDSLPTARENQTHKKSIKKRTAPKAKAFSHSEHQSSFPLKKCFLKHQKIHTAVNRFSCSICRKTFSKKSNLASHTRTHTGEKPFSCSECGKCFNRKAHLDIHQRTHTGEKPFSCSECGKCFNQNSDFVTHQRIHTGEKPFSSSECGKCFNQKAHLESHMRTHTGLKPFSCTECGKCFYWKSLLDTHQRTHTGEKPFLFSECGKCFNRKAHLDSHQRTHTGEAILMFRM, translated from the exons atgctgttgtatTCCAAGATCCCCTATATGCGAAGAA atgactgtacctggagatcagagggacagctgacatcttcaatttttaaatcagatgattgcGAGATCACCCAGGATTCTATTGAAGGgactgccattactccagatataccaaaattccttcacagcaaagatcagtcatctgatcctttgaaacaggtcttgTATTCTGATTCTTTACCGACTGCTAGGGAAAATCAAACtcacaaaaaaagcattaaaaaaagaactgctcctaaagcaaaggcaTTTTCACATTCAGAACATCAAAGTAGTTTTCCCCTCAAAAAATGttttcttaaacatcaaaaaattcacacagcagTGAATAGATTTTCCTGTTCCATTTGTAGGAAAACTTTTAGCAAAAAATCAAATCTTGCTAGTCACACGAGAACTCAcaccggggagaagcctttttcatgttcagaatgtgggaaatgttttaaccggaaagcacatcttgatatccaccagagaacccacaccggggagaagccattttcatgttcagaatgtgggaaatgttttaaccagaattcAGATTTTGTTACgcaccagagaattcatacaggggagaagcctttttcctcttcagaatgtgggaaatgttttaaccagaaagcgcatCTTGAAAGCCACATGAGAACCCATACGGGGTTGAAGCCtttttcatgtacagaatgtggtaaatgtttttacTGGAAATCACTTCTTGACACCCACCAGAGaacccatacaggggagaagccttttttgttttcagaatgtgggaaatgttttaaccgcaaagcgcatcttgatagccaccagagaacccacacgggagaagccattctcatgttcagaatgtga